Proteins encoded together in one Lutra lutra chromosome 4, mLutLut1.2, whole genome shotgun sequence window:
- the LOC125097990 gene encoding malate dehydrogenase, cytoplasmic-like → MFEPIRSLVTGAAGQIAYSLLYSIGNGSVFGKNQPIILVLLDITSMMGVLDGVLMELQDCALPLLKDVIATDKEDVAFKDLDVAILVGSMPRRDGMERKDLLKANVKIFKCQGAALEKYAKKSVKVIVVGNPANTNCLTAAKSAPSIPKENFSCLTRLDHNRAKAQIALKLGVTSDDVKNVIIWGNYSSTQYPDVSHAKVKLQGKEVGVYDALKDDSWPKGEFITTVQQRGAAVIKARKLSSAMSAAKAICDHVRDIWFGSPEGQFVSMGIISDGNSYGVPDDLLYSFPVTIKNKTWKIVEGLTINDFSRDKMDLTAKELAEEKETAFEFLSSA, encoded by the coding sequence ATGTTTGAGCCAATCAGAAGCCTTGTGACTGGAGCAGCTGGCCAAATTGCATATTCCCTGCTGTACAGTATTGGAAATGGATCTGTCTTTGGTAAAAACCAGCCAATAATTCTTGTGCTGTTGGATATCACGTCCATGATGGGTGTCCTAGATGGTGTCCTAATGGAACTGCAAGACTGTGCCCTTCCCCTCCTGAAAGATGTCATTgcaacagataaagaagatgttgccTTCAAAGACCTGGATGTGGCCATTCTTGTGGGCTCCATGCCAAGAAGAGATGGCATGGAGAGGAAAGATTTACTTAAAGCAAATGTGAAAATCTTCAAATGCCAGGGTGCAGCCTTGGAGAAGTATGCCAAGAAGTCAGTTAAGGTTATCGTGGTGGGGAACCCAGCCAATACCAACTGCCTGACTGCCGCCAAGTCAGCACCATCCATTCCCAAGGAGAACTTCAGTTGCTTGACTCGTCTGGATCACAACCGAGCTAAAGCTCAGATTGCTCTTAAACTTGGTGTGACTTCTGATGATGTAAAGAATGTCATTATCTGGGGAAACTATTCCTCAACTCAGTACCCAGATGTCAGCCATGCCAAGGTGAAACTGCAAGGAAAGGAAGTTGGTGTTTATGACGCTCTGAAAGATGACAGCTGGCCCAAGGGAGAATTCATCACCACTGTGCAGCAGCGTGGTGCTGCTGTCATCAAAGCTCGAAAGCTCTCCAGTGCGATGTCTGCTGCGAAAGCCATCTGTGACCACGTCAGAGACATCTGGTTTGGATCCCCAGAGGGACAATTTGTGTCCATGGGCATTATCTCTGATGGCAATTCCTATGGTGTTCCTGATGATTTGCTGTACTCCTTCCCTGTTACAATCAAGAATAAGACCTGGAAGATTGTTGAAGGTCTCACTATTAATGATTTCTCACGTGATAAGATGGACCTAACAGCAAAggaactggcagaagaaaaagaaactgcttttgaatttctttcttctgcctga